The region TTCGGGTCCACCCTGCGGCAGGTCCTCGCCTGGCGTGGCATCGACGACGCGATCGACGGGGTGCTGATGGGGGGCTACTTCGCCGGCCTGTTGTCGCCCCGGGTGCTCGATATCCCGCTGGAGTATGGGGCGTTGCGAGATGCCGGGAGTGGGCTGGGATGCGGCGCCGTGGGTATCGTCGATCAGGCCGTGTGTCCGGTCGCGGTGGCAGCGGGCGTGCTGGGGTATTTCGCCGAGCACAACGCCGGCCAGTGCGGCTCCTGCTTCAACGGCACTGCCGCGATGGCAGCCGTCGTCCAGGCGCTGGCGAACGGTCGGGCGCAGACCGCCGACCTCGACCGGCTTCGGCATTGGGCTGCCGATCTGCGCGGCCGCGGTGCGTGCGGCACCCTCGACGGCGCGACGAACATCGCGGCGACCCTACTGCGCGAGTTCCCGGCGCTGGTCGCCGATCACCTCCGGGTGGAATGCGGGAGGTGCGCCGTCGAGGATGCGTCGATGTCCGTCCCCTTCGCAGTCAGGATCGCCTCATGAGCTCGGAACCCATCCGCATCAAGCTGGACCGGACCGTCTGCGACGGCTTCGGCACCTGCGCACTCCATGCTCCGGAGGTGTTCTCTCTGGACGACTGGGGCTATCCGTCGCTGCGTGGCAGCAACGAAGTCGCCCCGGAGCGCGTCTCAGGCGTGCGCCGGGCGATCCTGGACTGTCCCGCGCATGCGATAGCCGAGCTTGACGGCCCCGCGACGATCCCGACCGGGGGAGAACCCGGCACGGCGCGGTCGGCGCGACCCGACGCCCTGTGGCCGCGAGAAAAAAGACCCCCGGCCCCCGACAAGCAGTGAGCTTGCCGACGCACCCCTGAAGTCGTCGCCGCGGCCGTTGCAAAAGGCTCAGGAACGACCTAACCTTGAGCAAATATTTGGTCGCAGCGACGTAGCTGTGATCGAGGAGAGAGAGGTTCAAAGATGACCATCGCTGAATATCTGCCGGTTGACGGCATCGAAGAAGCGATCGCGCTGGGTCCCAACGGAGCCGACGTGACCTCGAAGGTCCCGTTCGCCATGACAAAGCCCCACGAGGTACCGGCGGAGCGCTACTACTCCCGCGAGTTCTACGAGCTCGAGAAGAAGCACCTCTGGCCGAAGGTCTGGCAGATGGCCGCGCGCGAGGAGGAGTTGCCGCACCCGGGTGACTTCGTCGAGTACGAGATCGTCGGCCAGTCCATCCTGATCGTCCGCCAGCCGGACATGAGCGTGAAGGCCCTGCACAACGCCTGCCGCCATCGCGCGACCGAGCTCGCCAGCGGCTGCGGCCGGTTCCCCGGCAACCAGATCGTGTGCCCGTTCCACGGGTGGCGCTGGAAGACGGACGGACAGATCAGCCACGTGTTCGGCCGCGAGGGCTTCAGCGACGAGGCGGTAGACCCGTTGAACATCAATCTGCGCGAGGCGCAGTGCGAGACCTGGGGCGGTCACGTGTGGATCAACCTCGATCTCGAGGCTCCGTCGCTGATCGAATCGCTGTTCCCAGCTGCGAACATCCTCGAGCGCCAGGGCGTGCAGCGCATGAAGGCGAAATGGTGGAAAGAGTCCATCATCAACTGCAACTGGAAGCTCGCGCAGGAGGCATTCTTCGAGGGGTGGCACGTCAAGCAGACGCACCCTCAGCTGTGGACCTACAAGGAGGTCGACGGCGAGGAGGAGATCAACAAGCAGAACGTCGCCTACACGCCCTTCCTCAATGGCCATGGCCGCTTCCAGAGCGGTGACGCACGTTCCAGCTACGGAGGAAAGCCGGACTTCCTGCACTCCGCCCGCATGAACTGGTCGGGTCAGGATGCGATGACCCTCGAGCGCGACGTCACGATCTTCGAGTCGGTCGCCGGTGAGTTGGACACGAGCACGCCCGAGTACACGATGAAGGCTATCGGAGCATTGTACGAGTTCTACAAGGGTGCAGGCATCCCCGCCCCGCCTTTCACGCCCGAGGTCATGAAGCTGTGGGGTGGAGACATCCATCTGTTCCCGAACTACCTCATGCTTCCGATGTACGCGAACTCGCTGGCGTACCGCATCCGCCCCTACAACGATGACCCGGACTGGTGCCGTTTCGAGGTCTGGTCGCTGACCACGTACCCCGAGGGTGAGGATCGCGGGCGTCTCACGCTCACTGGTCGCTACGACAAGGATGACGACGACCACTGGGGCCTGATCCCGCGCCAGGACTTCGCCAACCTCGAGCGCATGCAGCGAGGCATCAAGAACCAGAGCCTGGGTCATACGACGCTTGCCGAGCAGTGGGAGATCACGATCTCGAACATGCACCAGGAGCTCGACCGTCGACTGGCTGCGGAGCTCTGAGCTGCGGTGTTCACCGAGAACTCGGTCCAAGACGTCTCGGTCACGCCCGATGCCCCGTTTGTCACAGCCCTGCTGGCCAAGCTCGTCGACATCGACAAGAACCGGATCAACCGGTCGGACGACCTCGTGCTTCGCAAGGCCGTGTTCGCATTGATCGAGCTGGTCGGCGACCTCGAGGCGCGCGTGCGCGAGCTCGAGGGGCCGGATGCGAGCGAGCGCTGGTACGTCAAGCTCGAAGCCGAGCTCGCCGCACCGACGCCCGACGAGCTGCGCCTGGGTGAACCGGACGAAGCGCGGATGGGGCACTGACACCATGCCCCGCGTGAGGATCATGCCCGCCGACGTCGAACTCGAGGTCAACCCGGGTGAGTCGGTCGCAGAGGCCGCCTGGCGACAGGGCTGGGTCTGGCCGACGCAGTGCTGGGGTCAGGCGGACTGCCTCAGCTGCTTCACTCGCATCGTCGACGGAGAGCAGGATGCCGTACCCGCCGAAGACCTCGAACTGGATGCGATCCGGCTCAAGATGACCGGCAAGATGCGCACCGACGGACAGGTGCGCCTGGCGTGCCAGCTCCGGTGTACCGGTACTGCACTCGTCCTCGAGAAGCGCGGGTTCCGGCGGGAGATTCCCGAGGACAACAACATGCTCACGGCTGAGGCAGAGCCCAGCCGAGCATGAACGACTAGAAGACCAGCAGAAAGGAACTCGAATGAGTGAAACGGTGGCTGAGGCCCCACCAGTCGAACGTGAGCTGACAACGGAGCAGCTCCGCGGACTCTGGACCTCGATGACGTTGGAGGAGGCGCTCGACACGCGGATCCTCAACGGGATCAAGCGCGGCGAGCTCGCAACGGTCATCTGGCCATCGCGTGGCCAGGAGGCGATCTCGGCGGCGGTGGGCGCGGTGCTGCGCACAGATGACCGGCTGATCACCACGTACCGCGGACTCCACGACCATGTGGCCAAGGGTGTGCCGCTGACCGAGATCATCGGCGAGGTCATGGGCACCACGGTCGGAGCATCGCGTGGCAAGGGCGGGACAATGCACATCGCCGACCCCGCGCACGGGGTGCTCCTCACAACGGGCATCGTCGGTTCCGGTGTCCCCATCGGCGTCGGAACGGCACT is a window of Microbacterium terrae DNA encoding:
- a CDS encoding aromatic ring-hydroxylating oxygenase subunit alpha, with protein sequence MTIAEYLPVDGIEEAIALGPNGADVTSKVPFAMTKPHEVPAERYYSREFYELEKKHLWPKVWQMAAREEELPHPGDFVEYEIVGQSILIVRQPDMSVKALHNACRHRATELASGCGRFPGNQIVCPFHGWRWKTDGQISHVFGREGFSDEAVDPLNINLREAQCETWGGHVWINLDLEAPSLIESLFPAANILERQGVQRMKAKWWKESIINCNWKLAQEAFFEGWHVKQTHPQLWTYKEVDGEEEINKQNVAYTPFLNGHGRFQSGDARSSYGGKPDFLHSARMNWSGQDAMTLERDVTIFESVAGELDTSTPEYTMKAIGALYEFYKGAGIPAPPFTPEVMKLWGGDIHLFPNYLMLPMYANSLAYRIRPYNDDPDWCRFEVWSLTTYPEGEDRGRLTLTGRYDKDDDDHWGLIPRQDFANLERMQRGIKNQSLGHTTLAEQWEITISNMHQELDRRLAAEL
- a CDS encoding ferredoxin, whose protein sequence is MSSEPIRIKLDRTVCDGFGTCALHAPEVFSLDDWGYPSLRGSNEVAPERVSGVRRAILDCPAHAIAELDGPATIPTGGEPGTARSARPDALWPREKRPPAPDKQ
- a CDS encoding 2Fe-2S iron-sulfur cluster-binding protein — encoded protein: MPADVELEVNPGESVAEAAWRQGWVWPTQCWGQADCLSCFTRIVDGEQDAVPAEDLELDAIRLKMTGKMRTDGQVRLACQLRCTGTALVLEKRGFRREIPEDNNMLTAEAEPSRA